The segment TGTACCCTTTTTTACACGTAACTTTAGTCCAAAAGAAAACAATTTCTTTATTTTGACTATTGAACTCGATATATTTTTCATCAAATACCTTGATAGGCTTGACAAATGGTAGAAAAAGAGTTCGTCAACAAGTCTTTATTTCTAGTTGTTGAGCTGAAACAGTCTATCCCCAGACATCAATTTATGTGAGCTGACTGCCGTCAGCTTATATCTCCCACTTTAAAAGGTCTCCCAGACCTTTTAAACTCCCACCCCCGTATAGCTCCAAAGGTTTGGGGAACCTTTGGAGGTTGGAGATAGAGCGAACAGAGTTCGCTACAAAACTGTCTGGGAGACAGTTTGAGGTTGGAAATGAAGCGAACTCTGTTCGCATCAGTCGTATAGGCCAGATTTGGAGAGTAAAAAACGAACTGCTGAGATTTGCTTTGCAAATCTTATCTCCTACCTTTAACAGTCTCCCAGACTGTTAAAGCCAATCAACCACTGCGCTGAGATGTTGACACGAACTCTGAGAAGGGGTACTGGGCTTTCTGCCCAGCCTCGTCGGGATTCAGCTAGGTTTTCTGGGTGCGTTTTCATGGTATTTGCTGAAATACTTGCTTTGGATTTTTCATATTGCTCGTTGCGTTTCCCGAATATTTTTCAGGTTATTTTGTATATTTTTCGAACAAATGCGAATGATGGAGCTTGTATATTTATGTAAAGAAAGGGGAAGTGCTGGTTTTATATCGGTGCCATAACCTAGTTTGCACACATTTATTCATGTTGATGAAGTTGAACCTTGGCGACTATAGACTTGTCAGGCTGTAAGCGAGGGGGGTGCATGGATATTGTTGTGTGAAGAGATAGGGTTTGTTATATTTTTATGTTTTTGGGCTGGACGAAACTTTTCCCCTTATATCAATTGTTTAGTTCTCTTGTATAGCGATTTGAATCAAGAGTAGTACAATTTTGGGTTATTGTATCAGTAGCTCAATCTCAAAATAGCTTTAGGGTCCTCAAGCTGATAAACTTGAACCCGTCCTGTTTTTAATTCAATTTACTATAGTACAAGGCACAAGAAAACCCTCGAATGAGCATATTCAGAGGGCTTTGATACATTTTGTGAATTTTAAAGCATGTTCAGCCTGGGCGATAATCTTGTCGAGCTGAACGGTAAAATCACGATTGCCGAAAAATTCAAACCATTTTTTGACATCGTAGTCGGAAATGGTTTCGGGTTATATGGAGGGCAGATGTTAGCTATTTGCGTTCAACTCACTTTGAAGTTGGAGAACTCGCTCGAGAGGGAGGTTTAGATTTTCAGCTATTACTTCCGCTGGAAAACCAGACCTCAAGAAATTACGGGCAGAGGTGATTTGAACTTCTTCACGTCCTTCTTCACGACCTTCTTCACGACCTTCTTCGCGACCTTCTTCACGTCCTCGCTCCAGTCCTTCTTCAAATCCGTCTTCCATCGCAGTCATCAAAGTGGCATAACTAACTTCAAGGCTATCGATTTGTCTATCCCACATGTCTTTTTCCTCCTTTGTCCAAGTTGTAAAATCTAGGGCATGTTCAGCCTGAGATATGATCTTGTCAGGTTGAATGGTAAAGTCACGATTGCCGAAAAACTCAAACCATTTTTTGACATCGTAGTCGGAAATGGTTTCGGGTTATATGGAGGGCAGAGGTTAGCTATTTGCGTTCAACTCACTTTGAAGTTGAAGAACTCGCTCGAGAGGAAGGTTTAGATTTTCAGCTATTACTTCCGCTGGAAAACCAGACCTCAGGAAATTACGGGCAGAGATGATTTGAACTTCTTCGCGACCTTCTTCACGTCCTCGTTCCAGTCCTTCTTCAAATCCGTCTTCCATCGCAGTCATCAAAGTGGCATAACTAACTTCAAGGCTATCAATTTGCTTATCCCACATGTCTTTTTCCTCCTTTGTCCAGCTTGTAAAGTCTAAGGCGTGTTCAGCCTGAGATATGATCTTGTCAGGTTGAATGGTAAAGTCACGATTGCCGAAAAACTCAAACCATTTTTTGACATCGTAGTCGGAAATGGTTTCAGGCTGATATTTTTCCAACTCCAGAAATGCCATTTTCAAGAGGCTATGGTGCTTGGAGCTGGTTTTGGGTTTGACAGTCAGCTCTTCATTGGTCTCTTCTTCACGAAGGCTAAACACGTGGAAGGGCTTATCATCATCAAAATAATTTTTCTCCAAGAGAGCGATACCGTAAACAGGATAAATCCTCTCGTGAGTGAAGTGGGTATGACCGTGTTCCTGCCGAACCTTTTCGACGTTGTCATGCACCTGCGTACAAATGTAAGCCCAGAGTCGATTGACAAAAGTCTTTTGCTTGGCAATCTGGATTTCAATGACAACTTGTGTGCCATCGTCCAATTTGACTAAAATGTCCGTCACCGTATAAAAACCTTTAGGCAAGTCATCATTGGGCAGACGAATCTGATGTCCGTCAAGAAGTTCTACTTCTAGAACAGGCAGGTCCAAAATATCTGAAATAAAAGCCTTGGTCACTTCCGTGTTTTGAAAAATTTTCTTGGCAACCGTGTCTTGCGTTGGTCTTAGTAGGGTATGTCTCAATATCCCACATCCTTTCATTTGATTTTTCATGTTGGAACCAGTTTTTTGGGGTTCTACTTATTTTATTCGAAATCAAATGAAAAACTTTTCTATATTATATATAGTATACCACAAATGAAAAAAGTAACCCACCACAAAATGTGATGAGTTCGTTTCTAGGTACGTATAAAATTTTCTTTACAAATTCTCAAAAGCCAGACTAGGCTTGGCATTGAGGTCCCAGCCAGCAAGGTTTGCCTTATTGTACTCGCTGACCGCTGCCAAGGCAATCATACCTGCATTGTCACCGCAGAGGCGAAGCGGGGGAATGATGACCTCCACATCGGTAATTTCAGCCGCCAACCGCTCTCGTAAGCCCTGATTAGCTGCCACACCGCCCGCTACAACCAAGGTCTTGACAGGGTATTGCTCCAAAGCCTTCTTTGTCTTGGCCATGAGAATGTCCATAACACAGGCTTGGAAAGAGGCTGACAAATCCGCATTGGACAAGGTCTCTCCTTTCTGCTGGGCATTGTGGTAGAGGTTGATAAAGGCGGATTTCAAACCAGAAAAAGAAAACTCCAGATTATCTTCCTTGATCATAGCCCGAGGGAAGTCATAAATGTCCTGCCCCTCATGTGCCAATTCGTCAATCACACGACCAGCTGGATAGGGCAGACCCATGACCCGTCCCACCTTATCATAGGCCTCGCCGACCGCATCATCTCGCGTTTCACCGACAATCTTGTAGTCACCTGCCTCTGACACATAGACCAACTCCGTGTGCCCACCGCTGACCAAAAGGGCCAAGAGCGGAAACTCCAACTCCTTGACCGCACGCGCCGCCATCAAATGCCCTGCCATATGGTTGACAGGAATGAGCGGCAAACCATTAGCCCAGGCAAAGGCCTTGGCAGCCGAAATTCCAACTAGCAAGGCACCAACTAAGCCTGGTCCATAGGTCACAGCCACAGCCGTCAAGTCCTCTGCCGTCACTTCCGCCTCCAACAAGGCCTCCTCGATACAGGCCGTTATCACTTCCACATGGTGACGGCTAGCCACCTCTGGCACCACCCCACCAAACCGCTGATGGCTGGCAATCTGGCTGGCAATGACATTGGACAAAAGCTCCGCCTCATTGCGCAAAACAGCCACCGAGGTCTCGTCACAGGAGGTCTCGATCGCCAAAATCAATCTATCTTTCATCACGTTCTCTCTTCATTATCACCGCGTCCTCGACAGGATGGCGGTAGTAGTCTTTTCGTTTTCCTATTTTGGTAAAATGCTTGCGTGTATAGAGGGCCTGAGCTGCACTGTTAGACTCCCTCACTTCGAGGAAGATGTCTCCATCCCAGTCCATCACAGCAGCCATCAGTTGACTGGCGATTCCCAGCCTCTGAAAATCAGCCTTGACAGCAATCTGCAGGATTTCCATCTCATCCAGCACCGTCTGAACAGCCAAAAATCCGACCAATTCCTGACCTTTATAGGCCAGATAGTAGTCCTCATCCTGACTGGTCATGCTTGCAGCAATCTGTTCCAAGGTCCAAGGCGATTGCTCATAGACAGACTGCATAACTGTCAAAACAGCCTCCGCCAGATTTTCCTGACCGTTGTAGTGTTTAATCTCTATCATACACGCTTGATATAACTCTCTGAGCTAGCTTGGTTGACCTTGAGCCAGTTTTCCTCTGCTTCTACCCGCTTGAGATAGTTGGGCTCAAAGCTGGTCACATCTACTGCTGGCAAGTCTTGACCAATCACCGCCAGTTGATAGGCCGACGGCAGGCTGGTTTGATACTGAGCAGTCGGCAAATCTTGTTCGATTTGCTCCATAAAGTTTTCTACTTCACCAACAAAGGTGATATTTTCCTTACCAGCCAAGCTAGAAAGCAAGTCTTCAAAAGACCAGTAGCGGTCTGGCTCGACTGCTCTGCCATTTTCATAAAGACCTGCATAGACGCAGTTACGGCGGGCATCGATGAGGGGAACCACCAGACCCGTCAGGCTGGGAGGAACCAGAGACTGAAGACTGGATAGCCCCACCAAGTCAATCTTGAGGGTGTAGGCCAAGGTCTTGGCAGTCGCCACCGCCACACGAAGCCCCGTGTAGGAGCCAGGCCCCTGAGCGACCACAATCCTATCCAAGTCTTTGGGCGTCCAGCCCACCTGCGCCACCAAAAAATCGACTACAGGCATGAGGCTGATACTATGATTTTTCTTAACGGCCAGCAGGGTTTCCGCCTGCAAGCAACCGTCCTCCACCAAGGCCACCGACAGGGCCTGATTGGAGCTGTCTAAAGCTAGTATTTTCATAAGTTTCTCTTTCTTTACAATGCTACTCTCTATTGTAAGCTATCTTGACCTTTTTTTCAAATAATGAAAAGACTGGGGTGTGATTTCTAGTAGGTTAATGGATTGAACCGATTTGTCATTCTAGTAAGTCACATCACTATCTGGCAGTTGACAGGCATTTTCTCGACACAATTGAACTCAGTCTTAGTAATCCTAATACACTCGGAATCCTAGCTCACTTCCCTGTTTTATCCCTCTCGGAAATGCAGAATTTCTGAAAATCATGACACTTTTCCATTTTCCTACCAAACCCTTTTACCATCAGCATATTTTATGGTATAATGAAGAGTACATTTAGACTGAATAAATTGACAACTCGAGAAAATTGAATAGGCATTACCAGACAGCCCCAACTGTTTGAGGCTTTTTTCATAGTTGCCAGTCAAAAAGAAAGGAACTATACTACACATGATTTATAAAGTATTCTATCAAGAATCAAAAATTAGCCCACGTCGCGAGCAAACACGTGCTCTTTATCTAGACATCGATGCTGCATCAGAATTGGAAGGTCGTATTATCGCGCGTGAATTGGTGGAAACCAACCGCCCTGAATACAACATCGAATTTATCGACCTCTTATCAGACAATCATCTTGAATACGAGAAAGAGCACGCAGATTTCAAAATTACGGAGTTTTAATCCATGTCATCAGTCAATCTAAAACCTCATGAAGTTGGCGTTTTCGCCATCGGTGGTTTGGGAGAAATCGGGAAAAATACCTATGGTATCGAGTATAAGGATGAAATTCTCATCGTCGATGCCGGTATCAAGTTCCCAGAAGATGACCTTTTGGGTATCGACTACGTTATCCCAGACTACTCCTATATCGTTGAAAATCTAGATCGTGTCAAAGGTCTGGTTATTACCCACGGTCACGAAGACCACATCGGAGGCATTCCCTTCTTACTCAAGCAAGCCAATGTCCCAATCTATGCTGGACCTTTAGCCCTCGCCCTTATTCGTGGTAAATTGGAAGAACACGGACTCCTCCGTGATGCGACTTTGCATGAAATCAATCATAATACTGAGTTGACCTTCAAGCACCTCAAGGTCAGCTTCTTCCGTACCACCCACTCCATTCCAGAACCACTTGGTATTGTCGTTGACACCCCGCAAGGAAAAATCGTCTGTACCGGTGACTTCAAGTTCGACTTCACGCCAGTTGGCGAGCCGGCTGACTTACATCGCATGGCCGCACTCGGTGAAGAAGGTGTTCTCTGCCTCCTTTCTGACTCGACAAATGCTGAAGTCCCAACCTTTACCAACTCAGAAAAAGTGGTCGGTCAGTCCATCATGAAACTGATTGAAGGCATTCACGGACGCATCATCTTTGCCTCCTTCGCCTCCAACATCTTCCGTCTCCAACAAGCTGCGGATGCAGCGGTTAAGACCGGACGCAGGATTGCTGTCTTTGGACGTTCTATGGAGAAAGCCATCGTCAATGGTATTGAGCTCGGCTACATCAAGGTTCCAAAAGACACCTTTATCGAACCAAACGAGATCAAAGAATATCCTGCCAGCGAGATTATGATTCTCTGTACAGGTAGCCAAGGGGAGCCTATGGCAGCACTCTCTCGCATCGCCCACGGTACCCACCGCCAAGTGCAACTCCAGCCAGGCGACACGGTTATTTTCTCATCCAGTCCTATTCCGGGAAATACCACAGGTGTTAACAAGCTCATCAATATCTTGATTGAAGCCGGTGTCGATGTGATTCACGGCAAGATTAACAACATCCATACCTCTGGGCACGGTGGCCAGCAAGAGCAAAAACTCATGCTCCGCCTGATCAAGCCAAAATACTTCATGCCTGTCCATGGCGAATACCGCATGCAAAAAATCCATGCCAGTCTAGCAGTGGATACAGGTGTACCAAAAGACAACATCTTCATCATGGAAAACGGCGATGTCCTAGCACTGACCAAGGATTCTGCACGATTGGCCGGCAAGTTCAACGCCCAAGACATCTACGTGGACGGAAACCGCATTGGTGAAATCGGTGCAGCTGTCCTCAAAGACCGCCGTGACCTCTCAGAAGACGGCGTCGTCCTTGCAGTAGCCACTGTCGATTTTAATTCTAAGATGATATTAGCAGGACCAGACATCCTCAGTCGCGGTTTTATCTATATGAGAGAATCTGGCGAACTCATTCGCGAAAGCCAACGCGTTCTCTTCAACGCTATCCGCATCGCTATGCGTAATAAAGACGCAAATATCCAAACAGTCAACGGCGCCATTGTTAACGCCTTACGACCATTCCTATACGAAAAAACAGAGCGTGAACCAATCATTATCCCAATGATTCTGACGCCTGACCGATAACACACTAAAATCCCAGAGGTGAAACCTCTGGGATTTATTTTATATTAACAAGATAACCCAGCTTGAAAAAAAGACCGTTTCCAAGCTCATGCCTATCCCCTCGCCCTGCTATTTATTAGCTCAGGCCGAAACAGTCTCTTCCCAGACTATTTCACTCCACTGGACCATTACCCGCTTTCCAATTTCTCGGCTCGTGAACAAAGGACCCGTCGGGGTCCCAACTCGCTATCTGGTTTTCAAGCTCATGAAAAAATGGTCTTAGCGCCATTACTCGCTCTCTGATTTTCAAGCTCATGAACAAAGGACCCGTCGGGGTCCTAATTCGCTATCTGGTTTTCAAGCTCATGAAAAAATGGTCCACCGGACCATTTTTTTAATACATATCCAAATAGTTGTCGATTTCCCATTGAGAAACGTAGGTTGCGTAGCTTGCCCATTCGATTTTCTTAGCTTCCAAGAAATTCGTATAGATATGATCACCTAGAGCTGCACGAACTACCTCGTCTTCACGAAGAGCTTTCAATGCATTGTGAAGAGTTGAAGGAAGATCAGTGATACCTGCTTCACGACGCTCCTCATCAGACATTGCATAGATATTAGATTCTACTGGTGCTGGTGCTTCAATTTTATTTTGAATCCCTTCCAAACCAACTTCCAATAGAACTGCCATAGCTAAGTATGGGTTGGCAGTTGGATCAACCGAGCGCAATTCCAAACGAGTTCCCATTCCACGTGATGCAGGTACGCGAACCAATGGTGAGCGGTTTTTACCAGCCCAAGCAATATACACAGGAGCTTCAAAGCCTGGAACCAAACGCTTGTAAGAGTTCACTGTCGGGTTTGTAATAGCAGTATAGTTATAAGCATGCTTAATCAAACCACCAAGGAAATGGTAAGCAGTTTGAGACAGCTGCATACCGCGAGGATCCTCTGGATCAAAGAAGGCATTGTTTCCATCCTTGTCAAAGAGTGACATGTTACAGTGCATACCTGAGCCAGCAATACCAAACTTAGGCTTGGCCATAAATGTCGCATACATACCATGCTTACGAGCAATTGTTTTAACAACTAACTTGAAGATTTGAATATTGTCACAAGCTTTTAAGACGTCCGCATATTTGAAGTCAATTTCATGCTGACCTACTGCCACTTCGTGATGGCTCGCTTCAACTTCAAAGCCCATCTCTGTCAAGACATTAACGATTTCGCGACGTGTATTATCAGCCAAGTCCGTTGGTGCGAGGTCAAAGTAACCACCTTTATCATTTACTTCAAGCGTTGGATTTCCTTGTTCGTCCATCTTAAAGAGGAAGAATTCTGGTTCTGGACCAAGGTTGAATGAAGAGAAACCTGCCTCTTCCATGTGACGAAGCGATTTCTTCAAATTTCCACGTGGGTCACCAGCAAAAGGCTTAGCATCTGTTGTATAAATATCACAAATCAAGCCAGCTACACGGCCATTTTCATCACCCCAAGGGAAGATAGTCCATGTATCCAAGTCTGGGTAAAGATACATATCTGATTCATTGATACGAACAAATCCTTCAATAGATGAACCATCAAACATGACCTTATTTGACAAAACCTTTTCGACCTGCTCATCAGTTGCTGGAATTTCTACGTTTTTCATCACTCCCATGATGTCTGTAAACATAAGACGTAGGAAGGTAACGTTTTTCTCTTTGATATCGCGCTTGATATCTGCCACTGTGAATGTCATTATTTTTCTCCTCTATTTTAAAAGCTAATTACGACGAACGGAAAATGGAACTAGGACTTGAAAATCGTCCCTGACGACTGAATTCATCATGTAAGATACGACGGACATCTTCATCAGTCAAGGTTTTCTGCTGTTTTTGGACCTTAGCTTTCGCTTCCCGATTTGCATATTCCTTCTTAATCGCAGCAATATTCAATCCTTCATCCAAAAAATCCTTGATTTCTAAAAGTAAGTCCATATCGTTTAGAGAATACAAGCGACGATTCCCTTCGTTGCGATCGGGCTTAATCAAGCCTTGATCTTCATAGTAACGAATTTGACGAGCAGTTAAATCTGTCAACTTCATCACACTACCAATCGGAAAGATGGCTAAGGAACGACGAAACTCTTTTTCTCTCATAACGAACTCCTTTCTGCCTACCATTATAGGAGAATTTTTTTTTGAGGTCAATAGGCGATGTTATATTTTATAACATTATCTATCCTGAAAACGTTTTTTTATAACATTCACATCATAATTAACTAGAATCGCAATGAAAACTCCGATAAAGGTTTCAAACACACGAATAAACACATATTGAATCGTATCACCAGCAGGAATAGACAATGTAATAATTAATAAAGCTGATACACCACCAATAATTCCCGCTTTATTATTCATCGCCACATTTGTCATAATCGTTAACATGACAAATATCGGAACAAAAACCGCAGTTACCCAAAAATGATCTAAGAATAACCTATCCAAAATAAAGAAAAGTAGCGCATAAAAACCACCAATAGAATTACCCAGAATACGAGAAGCTCCAAAATGGACACTCTGATCGAAGTCTTCTCGTAAACTAAACACAGCCGTCAAAGCCGCAATCTGAATCCCTTCCCAGCCCATATAGCCAAAGAGTAGAATAACTAGAAAGACTGCCAAACCCGATTTGAACGTCCGCATCCCCAACCGAAATTTCTTTGGATCAAATGTATATTTCTTGAACATACTTCTATTTTAACATGATTTCGGAAAATAGAATAGCAAATACCTGCCCAGCTTTTCTTTTCTCCTAAGCTCGACTGGAAAAGCCTCCTGTTCACGCCAGCTTTTCGAAAAACCAATAATCTGCCACTTTAAATCAGCTGCAAGAAGGAACCCAGAAGTAAGACAAACAAATAGACGCTGCAAAAAACAACGTCTTTTTTTACATTTATATTTTTTCGCAGTAGCTGAATGGGAGTTGTGACCAAGATTCAGCCTTGCGGGGTTCAAATAGCACAGTGGACTATTTGAAGTTATCACCAAGAAAGATCAAAGTAACAATCTACGGAATCATTTTTGACAGAAGCTTCGCTTCTTCTATTTCTAACCTCAACATATCTCCCAGATATTTTGAGCTGACTTACCGCCTATTTTTCAGTCAAAGCTGCACCTAGCCAGTCTTTCAAGGTCATACTTCCCAGAAAGACTAGTCATGGCACTAGAAGCTGGGCATAAAGTCCAACCTCACTTCTTAGAGTTCGTGTCAACATCTCAGCGCAGTGGTTGATTGGCAGATTTGTTCGTGTTTTACACTCTAAATCTGACCTATACGACTGAAGCGAACAGAGTTCGCTTCATTTCCAACCTCAAACTGTCTCCCAGACAGTTTGAGCTGTGCGGGGGTAGGAGTGAAACAGTCTGGGGATAGACTGTTTCAGCTCAACAACTAGAAATAAAGACTTGTTGACGAACTCTTTTTCTACCATTTGTCAAGCCTATCAAGGTATTTGATGAAAAATATATCGAGTTCAATAGTCAAAATAAAGAAATTGTTTTCTTTTGGACTAAAGTTACGTGTAAAAAAGGGTACACGAAATTAACACCTTATGTTGAAAATTTTTGATAAGGTGTTACAATAATATAGCATAAACAATTTTACTGATTTTGGGTTAAAGTGTAATCGTAAAGTTTGTTATGCGTTATGAGGTAATACATTGTCCGAATGAGACGATGTATGGAGGCAATCGTGTGTGGCTTCGTAGAAGTCGTTTGCGATTGTCTTTTTCGTTTCTCATAAAAGTCGGCGATATGGCAAGGCTTGGTGTGACTGGCTGAAGCGATATTGTGAATACATTTGAACAGAATCTTTCTAGCGTAGGGATTGCCACGCTTGGTAATGTGTTCCTTAGCGAGGAAGTTGCCAGATTCATAGTGTCTCAGATCAATACCGATAAAGGCATTGATTTGGTTGGCAGACTGAAAACGGCGAATATCTCCCAGTTCACCAATAATACTTGTTGCAGTAGTCTCAGCTATTCCAGGAATAGAGAGCAGAATGTCATATTCAGGTAATGGCTGAGCTAGTTCCACCATTTGGTCTAGGACAGTTTGTCTCTGTTCAGAAAGCCGAAGCAATTCTTTTCCATAGTAACGAACCTCTTCCAGCATTGGAGAGGTTTTCTTGACGGCACAATAAGATTGATTAGCTAGTGCTATCAGCTTCTCAGCTAAATACGCCACACGCTTGTCAGAAATCCGTTTTGAGGTGGACTGACGAATGCTCTCTAAGAGTTCGTCCTTGCTTAAATCAAGCACGAAGTCCTTGTAAGGAAACGCAGTAACTAAGTTCCAGTATTGTTCCCCAGTTGGCTTTGATAAGACAGTCTCTATCTCTGGAAACGTGACTTGCAAGACCTTGTGCAGACGGTTTTTAGCTCGAACGATGTCCTCAGTTAAGTTCTGATAGAAGCGACTTAAATCTCGCAGTTCTTGATAGACTTCTTCTTGGACATAAGTGGGTTTACGATTCAGCACAAATTGAGATTGAGCCAGTTTTTCAGCGTCAATTTGATCTGTTTTCCTCACACGCAAGCTATCCAGTTGCTTCTTAGCTTCTAAGGGATTAAGCCTTGTATAAGCATAGCCATTATCTTCTAGAAAAGTTTGGAGACGGCGAGAATAGACACCTGTTGCTTCAAAGATGATTTCTGGTTTATGGACGGTTCTCAAATCGCCAAGTAGCCGAGCAAAGCCTAAGGCGTCATTGGACATGGTATAGCCATGAACTTTCTCACCATTGACTAGAATGGCCACTTCTGAACCTGCCTTACTCACATCAATCCCAAAAACTGCACGCATGATATTACCTCTTTGTCTTGAATGATTCCTTGTTTTAGTGATGTCATTTTCAATACTCGACGTCTGGCGTCCCACATACTTTGATAACATTCTTTCTAAAACAGGTGTCTTGCCAGTTTTTGATGCGACGTCTAGCGTCAAAAGAGTTCTCGACTTAACAAGACACCTCTACTTTATCATTTTGAGAATGAAAAAAGTAGTGAGTACTCTCTCCCGTCGGAGATTTCCTCACTACTAATCTTAGTATGTTTATCTTGGTCGAGTTCTTTCCCACTCCCAAGTTACTGCCGTAACATATCACAATGAACGTAGCCCGCATAGTCCCCTAGAAATTCCTCCACAACCAAGCCACTCCGTCGTTTGTCATGATGATAGAGGGTGATTCCCTTTTTCTCATGCTTCCCAGATAAGAATGTCCAGTAGTAGGTCAACTGGCTATCATTTTCTAAGACCTTGTAGGAGGTCTCATCCGCATGGAGAACAGGCTGCTCCAACAATTTCTCGTGCAACAGGTCATAAATCGGCTCGAAATAATATTGACTAGACTTGATGTGCCAGTTGGCTATTTCCTTCCGACTGATGGGCAGACCAAGCTTATGCCAGTCCTCTTCCTGACGGTAATTGGGTACCTTCAGATTGAACTTCTGGTGAATGGTGTGGGCGATGATAGAAGCTGAACCCAAGCTGTATGCCAAAGGTGCTTTAGGAACGGGAGCCTTGATAATCTTATCGCTTAGATTCTTCTGACTACATACTTGACACTTGTATGCGTGTTGGATATGGTCAATCCGCTTTAATTGTGCGGGAATGAAGACCAAC is part of the Streptococcus suis genome and harbors:
- a CDS encoding IS110 family transposase, coding for MRAVFGIDVSKAGSEVAILVNGEKVHGYTMSNDALGFARLLGDLRTVHKPEIIFEATGVYSRRLQTFLEDNGYAYTRLNPLEAKKQLDSLRVRKTDQIDAEKLAQSQFVLNRKPTYVQEEVYQELRDLSRFYQNLTEDIVRAKNRLHKVLQVTFPEIETVLSKPTGEQYWNLVTAFPYKDFVLDLSKDELLESIRQSTSKRISDKRVAYLAEKLIALANQSYCAVKKTSPMLEEVRYYGKELLRLSEQRQTVLDQMVELAQPLPEYDILLSIPGIAETTATSIIGELGDIRRFQSANQINAFIGIDLRHYESGNFLAKEHITKRGNPYARKILFKCIHNIASASHTKPCHIADFYEKRKRQSQTTSTKPHTIASIHRLIRTMYYLITHNKLYDYTLTQNQ